From a region of the Trichoderma atroviride chromosome 6, complete sequence genome:
- a CDS encoding uncharacterized protein (MEROPS:MER0059846) gives MEWIGKAKIEFTHAPTPRTIKQRDGSETDLLKICEASTPPCYMNPLLFNGHVQTMWTATKPHGPAVYYKRKIFQAEHDAYHGSFAVDFVVECHDGRSEDLPPRTAYYSDEEFASIGSDDSKPMLIALHGLSGGSHEVYLRHTIAPLPEQGWEICVVNSRGCAGSKITSGILYNARATWDMRQIVRWLRKTFPNRPLFGIGFSLGANILTNYCGEEGSDCVLKGAIACSNPFNLDVASKTMASTLIGKEVYLRVMGTTMKALIERHKKELKQYSNLDLAAIANTTYLNEFDREIQCPTWGYPTESAYYRDASSSDAILSIKIPFLAISAIDDPIAVKEAIPFEEFRQNPNTILTTTSLGGHLCWFETGGTRWLTRPVCNFFNHLAFKADLDDLMPMEYPPKNKAFAGSDYNPMRRKMNIVRS, from the exons ATGGAGTGGATTGGCAAAGCCAAGATCGAGTTCACTCATGCGCCCACGCCGAGGACAATCAAGCAAAGGGATGGCAGCGAGACGGATCTCCTCAAGATTTGCGAGGCCAGCACGCCGCCCTGCTACATGAACCCGCTGTTGTTCAATGGCCATGTGCAGACGATGTGGACGGCGACAAAACCACATGGACCGGCAGTTTACTATAAACGCAAGATCTTCCAGGCCGAGCATGACGCTTATCACGGATCGTTTGCCGTTGACTTCGTCGTTGAGTGTCATGATGGTCGAAGTGAAGACTTGCCGCCCCGTACCGCTTACTACTCTGATGAAGAATTTGCGAGTATAGGCTCTGATGATAGCAAGCCAATGCTGATAGCGCTGCACGGTCTTTCTGGCGGTTCTCATGAAGTTTACTTGAGGCATACAATTGCCCCTCTTCCCGAACAGGGGTGGGAGATTTGCGTGGTGAACTCTCGAGGTTGCGCAGGCAGCAAGATCACCAGTGGCATCTTATACAACGCACGCGCAACATGGGATATGCGCCAG ATAGTCAGGTGGCTTAGGAAGACGTTTCCAAACCGTCCGCTATTTGGCATTGGGTTTTCACTCGGTGCCAATATTTTGACCAAC TACTGTGGCGAGGAGGGCTCGGATTGTGTGCTTAAAGGTGCCATTGCTTGCTCAAATCCCTTCAATCTGGACGTCGCCAGCAAGACCATGGCAAGCACTTTGATCGGCAAAGAAGTTTACCTTCGCGTCATGGGAA CTACGATGAAAGCTCTGATTGAGAGACATAAAAAGGAACTCAAGCAGTATTCTAACTTGGATctggctgccattgccaataCAACCTACTTGAATGAGTTTGACCGGGAAATCCA ATGCCCAACGTGGGGATACCCGACTGAATCTGCTTATTATCGAGatgcttcatcgtctgatGCCATCCTCTCAATCAAGATACCTTTCTTGGCCATTTCCGCCATTGATGATCCC ATTGCGGTCAAAGAAGCAATCCCATTCGAAGAATTCCGCCAGAACCCCAACACAATTCTAACCACAACATCCCTCGGTGGCCACTTATGCTGGTTCGAAACAGGTGGAACTCGCTGGCTCACTCGCCCG GTGTGCAATTTCTTCAACCATTTGGCGTTCAAAGCTGACCTTGACGATTTAATGCCCATGGAGTATCCCCCTAAAAACAAAGCATTTGCGGGCTCCGACTATAATCCAATGAGGCGTAAAATGAATATCGTGCGGAGTTAG
- a CDS encoding uncharacterized protein (BUSCO:EOG092D2G09~MEROPS:MER0064621), with amino-acid sequence MSKRQASEALDELLDIASPSSKRSRMGDFDSPLANSHDEAQSLEQDGERRNGDAEDANSDEFDDEEDDASPMVAPQRQKGPADGYDDLYLDTIDRNVLDFDFEKLCSVSLSNINVYACLVCGKYFQGRGVKSHAYFHSLDEDHHVFINLETQKVYVLPDGYEVKSKSLDDIKYVSDPRYTKNEVIQLDRRANHVSWTLDGKQYTPGFVGINNIKENDYLNVVVQALSHVSPLRNYLLLEDFSKKSEIVKRCSILFRKIWNPRAFKSHVSPHELLQEIALLSNKRFTLTNQSDPVEFLSWFLNNLHLGLGGSKTKPGSSMIQRTFQGKLKVESQAITARADAGDRLRFEEAGEVKVDIVRFLFLTLDLPSAPLFQDELEKNIIPQVPLSTILSKYDGKRAQEHHAQRKRYRLLHPLPPYLMFHVKRFSQNKFVAERNPTIVTFDARNLDISPYVEPNPNEWPVGEPIWYDLVANVVHESVRKKEDVADSGEEKKTWKAQIKDKATGEWVVCQDLFVDKVQSELLYLGETYLQIWERRKVPAKGKGKA; translated from the coding sequence ATGTCGAAACGACAAGCTTCAGAAGCTCTCGACGAGCTCCTGGACATCGCATCTCCCTCGTCCAAGCGCTCTCGAATGGGCGACTTCGACTCACCCCTCGCGAACAGCCACGACGAAGCGCAGAGCCTCGAGCAGGATGGAGAACGAAGGAATGGAGACGCAGAGGACGCAAACAGCGACGAAttcgatgatgaagaggacgatgcGTCGCCCATGGTGGCTCCTCAGCGCCAAAAGGGACCGGCAGACGGCTACGACGACCTCTATCTCGACACCATCGACCGCAACGTgctcgactttgactttgagaaGCTGTGCTCCGTGTCCCTCTCCAACATCAACGTCTACGCATGTCTCGTGTGCGGCAAATACTTCCAGGGCCGCGGCGTAAAGTCACACGCCTACTTCCACTCCCTGGACGAGGACCACCAcgtcttcatcaacctcGAGACGCAAAAGGTCTACGTCCTGCCCGACGGCTACGAGGTCAAGAGCAAGTCGCTCGACGACATCAAGTACGTCTCCGACCCGCGGTACACCAAGAACGAGGTCATCCAGCTGGACCGCCGCGCCAACCACGTCAGCTGGACACTCGACGGCAAGCAGTATACGCCGGGCTTTgtcggcatcaacaacatcaaggaGAACGACTACCTCAACGTGGTGGTGCAGGCGCTGTCACATGTCTCTCCCTTACGGAACTacctgctgctggaggacTTTTCTAAGAAGTCAGAAATCGTAAAGAGGTGCAGCATTCTCTTCCGCAAGATCTGGAACCCGCGCGCCTTCAAATCACACGTCTCCCCCCACGAACTGCTTCAGGAGATCGCCCTCCTCTCCAACAAACGCTTCACGCTCACGAACCAGTCAGACCCCGTCGAGTTTCTCTCCTGGTTCCTCAACaacctccatctcggcctcggtGGCAGCAAGACAAAGCCTGGAAGCTCCATGATCCAGCGCACATTCCAGGGCAAGCTCAAGGTCGAATCGCAGGCCATTACCGCTCGAGCAGACGCAGGAGACCGTCTGCGCTTCGAGGAGGCTGGCGaagtcaaagtcgacatTGTGCGCTTCCTATTCCTAACGCTCGACTTGCCATCAGCACCGCTGTTccaggacgagctggagaagaacatCATCCCACAGGTCCCTCTCAGCACCATCCTAAGCAAATACGACGGCAAGCGAGCGCAGGAGCATCACGCACAGCGAAAGCGCTACCGCCTACTGCATCCTCTCCCGCCGTATCTAATGTTCCACGTCAAGCGCTTCTCCCAGAACAAGTTCGTCGCAGAGCGCAACCCCACAATCGTCACCTTTGACGCGAGGAATCTCGACATTTCGCCGTATGTGGAGCCCAATCCCAATGAGTGGCCCGTGGGCGAGCCGATATGGTACGATCTCGTAGCCAACGTCGTCCACGAGTCAGTCCGCAAGAAGGAAGACGTCGCAGACAGCGGCGAGGAGAAAAAGACGTGGAAGGCCCagatcaaggacaaggccacCGGCGAGTGGGTCGTCTGCCAGGACTTGTTTGTTGACAAGGTACAGAGCGAGCTGCTATATCTCGGAGAGACATATCTACAGATCTGGGAGCGGAGAAAAGTGCCCGCCaaggggaaaggaaaagcgTAA
- a CDS encoding uncharacterized protein (EggNog:ENOG41~TransMembrane:1 (o237-256i)) yields MGMQGPLMAQALGRSPYDDVVPGEGEDDSRAPNQQYDHGGRPINPDTMRINRDIIRSHNQVMFIIGIAEPENPGPEVDSQRRHGAYEEAIGLRLASSAKRCVEAVGVFGINGLRDRILIYKRYSKIPFWELYQQARRDFSFSRDIFPGAPANLLSNYIEFSVARLWLGEQEKLTARRFIHEVWSYIRVHLELHISLQRLGLIPSHQWLPSPSFFIPFTEASPIVAPPPLEGFGVSSILKWLGGLLICNTPFLVFIMTQRMVRDWKPHIWAETFKRLPSTVFHGKPIPQSPPSMSQSFVNEAPSEIHSNEGGTPVAPVESQLPADTGGADAVRRPSIFSARGDDYGSDEEDNDGIRATLISFDVEATESTDAPQGLWSAELRPSVANTDSRGSISSQPVYLDTLLTQIPALLASHMLSNSITRLLMTPYDATALRLVARAYCLRNGLPCEDIYQTNLLSGLSWTSTMNYLWTEFIHLLLNTEVWAVFTGFSQWYHFSEEEWAAEESKT; encoded by the exons ATGGGGATGCAAGGCCCGCTTATGGCTCAGGCCTTG GGCCGTTCGCCATATGATGATGTGGTTCCGGGTGAGGGTGAGGATGACTCGCGGGCTCCAAACCAGCAATACGACCATGGCGGGCGTCCAATCAATCCTGATACCATGAGAATCAACAGAGACATCATCAGATCGCACAATCAGGTGATGTTCATCATCGGCATCGCAGAGCCTGAAAACCCAGGCCCTGAAGTAGACTCGCAGAGACGACACGGTGCGTATGAAGAAGCTATCGGCCTTAGATTGGCATCGTCGGCCAAACGCTGCGTGGAAGCGGTTGGAGTTTTTGGCATCAACGGTCTTAGAGACCGGATTCTG ATCTATAAACGATACTCCAAGATCCCCTTTTGGGAGCTCTATCAGCAGGCACGGCGTGATTTCTCATTTTCTAGAGACATCTTCCCTGGCGCTCCTGCAAACCTCCTGTCAAACTACATTGAGTTCTCGGTCGCCCGGCTGTGGCTTGGCGAACAAGAAAAGCTCACTGCTAGGCGTTT TATTCACGAGGTCTGGTCATACATTCGCGTTCACCTAGAGCTACATATTTCATTGCAGAGGCTTGGCCTTATACCGAGCCACCAATGGCTGCCCAGCCCGTCCTTTTTCATCCCCTTTACAGAAGCGTCGCCAATTGTTGCTCCACCTCCTCTCGAAGGCTTTGGAGTCTCTTCGATTTTGAAATGGCTGGGAGGCCTCCTTATATGTAATACCCCGTTCCTCGTCTTTATCATGACTCAAAGAATGGTTCGCGACTGGAAGCCACATATATGGGCTGAGACTTTCAAGCGCCTACCAAGCACCGTCTTTCATGGCAAACCAATTCCTCAATCCCCGCCATCGATGTCACAGTCTTTTGTAAACGAGGCTCCCAGCGAGATCCATTCTAATGAAGGGGGGACGCCTGTTGCGCCTGTGGAAAGCCAATTGCCAGCCGACACGGGCGGTGCGGATGCAGTGCGTAGGCCAAGCATATTCTCGGCCAGAGGTGATGATTATGggagcgatgaagaggacaaTGATGGAATAAGGGCCACTCTTATAAGCTTTGACGTGGAAGCAACCGAATCCACCGATGCACCTCAGGGCTTATGGAGCGCCGAGTTACGGCCTAGTGTTGCTAATACCGACTCGAGAGGCTCTATTAGTTCTCAACCTGTATACCTAGACACGCTGCTCACACAGATCCCGGCACTTCTGGCGTCGCACATGCTTTCTAACTCGATAACGCGGCTACTCATGACACCGTATGATGCAACAGCCCTGCGCCTCGTGGCGCGGGCGTACTGTTTGCGAAACGGGCTGCCATGCGAGGACATATACCAGACGAACCTACTGAGTGGCCTTTCTTGGACATCGACTATGAACTATTTGTGGACCGAGTTTATTCACCTTCTTCTTAATACAGAAGTTTGGGCAGTTTTCACTGGTTTTTCCCAATGGTACCACTTTTCAGAGGAGGAGtgggctgctgaagaatctAAGACATAG
- a CDS encoding uncharacterized protein (TransMembrane:3 (o242-263i275-294o300-317i)) — translation MSTLPVHYKDFKSLLKTLLSSSDDSRSTTMNEAPDIEQARHPELGRCHHQQQQCRGDEGRGSDIESASAARSKPTREPGGSLAIAELQGSDSAYQVAPEIDDIYCYVTRKQHSRIKRAWKDIVFAIKSDNSSLEEELAIRLEQQCHAYYDSILKQSWVNHLSRGSKAICEKFIYEQKTKLGADAEYIEEDPSCYIFYGQHDVPHAAARRFLEFSWVYRSLAMFQRKTTSGQDADYIHFADEVILVIKMLLMLSVIILFVYVPVVIPGLGVVTSPAGVAVLYAVSISLSCVVTTLTLDVNTALAVDLAYAGLLGNVLFQKGTA, via the exons ATGTCTACCTTGCCCGTTCATTATAAAGACTTCAAATCTTTGCTGAAGACGCTGTTAAGCTCTTCAGATGATAGTCGTTCTACTACAATGAATGAAGCCCCAGATATCGAGCAAGCCCGCCATCCGGAGCTCGGTCgttgccatcaccaacaacagcagtGTCGTGGCGACGAAG GTCGCGGCAGCGATATTGAATCTGCATCTGCCGCAAGATCCAAGCCGACGCGTG AGCCTGGCGGCAGCCTTGCGATAGCTGAGCTCCAAGGATCAGATTCAGCCTACCAAGTTGCACCAGAGATAGACGACATCTACTGCTACGTCACACGTAAACAACATTCACGAATCAAGCGTGCTTGGAAAGACATTGTCTTTGCTATCAAATCGGATAATagcagcttggaagaagaactAGCGATACGTCTAGAGCAACAGTGCCATGCTTATT ACGATTCCATTCTGAAGCAGAGTTGGGTCAACCACCTCTCAAGGGGCAGCAAGGCGATATGCGAAAAATTTATATACGAGCAGAAAACCAAGCTTGGAGCGGATGCAGAGTACATTGAAGAGGACCCATCGTGCTACATATTTTACGGGCAGCACGATGTGCCTCATGCTGCAGCGCGAAGATTCCTAGAATTCTCGTGGGTGTATCGATCATTG gCAATGTTCCAGAGAAAAACCACCagcggccaagatgcagaCTATATTCACTTTGCCGACGAGGTTATTCTTGTcatcaagatgctgctgatgctgtcgGTCATTATCCTCTTTGTATATGTGCCCGTAGTCATTCCTGGACTGGGAGTGGTGACTTCGCCAGCCGGAGTCGCTGTCCTTTACGCGGTGTCTATATCGCTGAGCTGCGTCGTCACGACATTGACGCTGGATGTCAACACGGCATTGGCAGTTGACTTGGCGTATGCCGGCTTGCTAGGAAACGTCTTATTCCAAAAAGGGACCGCTTAA
- a CDS encoding uncharacterized protein (EggNog:ENOG41), which produces MALDKLLSSPALPSNEPGTVLVETPNLIIRRWSTSDAPALAKAANYPSIVENLRDRFPMPYSYADAEDYLANYTVSPEGYPMAIAILVKPNAGHNTSDEPLLVGGSGLESKGDVYYRTWELGYWFTPSAWGNGYATEFVKAFVPWAFATWPRLNRIEAMAYARNEASKNVLRKCGFTLEGVRRGVLEKHGEILDESIWGILRSDIKQ; this is translated from the coding sequence ATGGCGCTGGATAAACTCctctcgtctccagctctcCCCAGCAACGAGCCCGGCACCGTCCTCGTCGAGACGCCCAACCTCATCATCCGCCGCTGGAGCACCTCAGATGCGCCGGCGCTTGCCAAGGCGGCCAACTATCCCTCCATCGTGGAGAATCTACGAGACCGGTTTCCCATGCCCTACAGCTACGCCGATGCCGAGGACTATCTCGCCAATTACACCGTCTCCCCAGAGGGATACCCCATGGCTATAGCGATACTCGTCAAGCCCAACGCCGGCCACAACACGTCTGATGAGCCGCTGCTCGTCGGCGGTTCGGGCTTGGAGTCCAAAGGCGACGTCTACTACCGCACCTGGGAGCTGGGCTACTGGTTCACGCCATCCGCCTGGGGCAACGGCTATGCAACCGAGTTTGTCAAGGCATTTGTGCCGTGGGCCTTTGCGACGTGGCCCCGGCTCAATAGAATCGAGGCGATGGCCTATGCGAGGAATGAGGCGAGCAAGAATGTTCTGCGGAAGTGCGGATTTACGCTGGAGGGCGTGAGGAGAGGGGTGTTGGAGAAGCACGGCGAGATTCTGGATGAGTCCATCTGGGGGATTCTGCGAAGCGACATTAagcaatga